One genomic region from Magallana gigas chromosome 3, xbMagGiga1.1, whole genome shotgun sequence encodes:
- the LOC136273435 gene encoding 52 kDa repressor of the inhibitor of the protein kinase-like, which translates to MTSEVPSSSLPYKLNQQNQTQYQHNIRLLEKIVDAVILCGKQNIPLRGHRDDSTSDSSNKGNFLAILQLLAKHDEQLMSHLQTAKKNALYTSKTIQNEVIQLIGNHITGKILKGLQGRGFYSIIADEVTDKYANKEVLVLCLRFLDTRENPATIKEEFLDFSNIGRTTGEAIADKLIEILRSLAIPIENMRGQAYDGAAAMASEKRGCQGRMKSLNQLALFTHCRSHVLNLSVASACKLPLVRNMIDVLNSVFIFFDSSPKRQGFFENIIENDGSVDFSKKKLVGLCKTRWVERHICFDVFYTMYKFVIKCLQHIINQNLDESTSEDWSWDRQTKVTAQGL; encoded by the coding sequence ATGACATCCGAAGTGCCATCTTCGTCTCTTCCGTATAAACTAAATCAGCAAAATCAGACACAGTATCAGCACAACATTAGGTTGCTTGAGAAAATAGTAGATGCGGTCATTCTGTGTGGGAAACAAAATATTCCTCTGCGAGGACACAGAGATGATAGTACAAGTGATTCTTCAAATAAAGGTAATTTCCTGGCAATATTACAGCTGTTGGCAAAGCATGATGAGCAGCTCATGTCTCATCTACAAACAGCAAAAAAGAATGCCTTATACACCAGCAAAACCATTCAAAATGAGGTTATCCAACTCATAGGAAATCACATCACAGGTAAAATTTTGAAGGGTCTACAAGGGAGGGGTTTTTATTCCATCATAGCCGATGAGGTAACAGACAAATATGCTAACAAAGAAGTTTTAGTCTTGTGTCTCAGATTTCTAGATACTAGAGAAAACCCTGCCACCATTAAGGAGGAATTCCTTGACTTTTCAAATATAGGCAGAACTACAGGGGAAGCAATTGCTGATAAACTCATTGAAATCCTCCGCTCGCTTGCAATTCCAATTGAGAACATGCGAGGGCAAGCATACGATGGTGCAGCAGCAATGGCATCGGAAAAACGGGGGTGTCAGGGACGAATGAAGTCTCTAAACCAATTAGCTTTGTTTACACATTGTCGGAGTCATGTGTTGAATCTGAGCGTTGCTTCAGCCTGCAAATTACCTCTTGTAAGGAATATGATAGATGTCCTTAATTCagtgtttattttctttgacaGTTCCCCCAAAAGACAAGGgttttttgagaatattatagaaaatgatgGGTCAGTAGATTTTTCCAAAAAGAAACTAGTAGGACTCTGTAAGACTAGGTGGGTTGAACGTCATATCTGCTTTGATGTGTTTTACACTATGTACAAGTTCGTCATCAAATGTCTTCAGCACATTATCAATCAAAACCTTGATGAAAGTACCAGTGAAGACTGGTCTTGGGATAGACAAACTAAAGTGACAGCACAGGGACTTTAG
- the LOC136273761 gene encoding uncharacterized protein → MTVLELVKNTRKYASQATYDKMCSNPPSVQYVVETSVSDRSLVPGNFLKSIQNETLSSIKSGEYCSLIHFFAVANALNHPIYSIYPTIQNVAVNRHYFHQEIRPLSDEKVRQGSPIYIMWSHTENSNPINWSPNHFVVCFSVLPTDVQTNEMKEPAPKKSKLCIDLDDTPEITLGSQNDKANKKSDDNEFIQTTEDEIDKDKTSIDDSGFSDLGKIVTGAIKLNTMSSAEKISYIQNQPLPDDIAKLKTGRAQTTNTGELKKTLSFQSSWMNQFPWLTFSKLLNGGLCKFCVMFPQSDVQHQNAFVTQPFTAYKKPLEKHLPF, encoded by the coding sequence ATGACTGTATTAGAACTGGTAAAAAATACGAGAAAATATGCGTCACAGGCAACTTACGACAAGATGTGTTCTAATCCTCCAAGTGTGCAATATGTTGTGGAGACGTCAGTATCGGACAGATCACTTGTTCCGGGGAATTTTCTCAAGTCTATTCAGAATGAAACTCTAAGTTCAATCAAATCAGGGGAATATTgttctttaattcatttcttCGCAGTGGCAAATGCTCTGAATCATCCAATATATAGCATCTACCCAACAATACAAAATGTTGCTGTAAACAGACATTATTTTCATCAAGAAATAAGGCCATTATCAGATGAAAAGGTACGTCAAGGTTCCCCCATCTACATCATGTGGTCACACACTGAAAATAGCAATCCAATCAATTGGTCACCAaatcattttgttgtttgtttctcAGTTTTACCTACAGATGTCCAAACCAATGAAATGAAGGAGCCTGCTCCTAAAAAGTCAAAACTTTGTATTGACTTAGATGATACCCCGGAGATCACCTTGGGCTCACAAAATgataaagcaaataaaaaatctgATGACAATGAATTTATTCAGACAACAGAAGATGAAATTGATAAAGATAAAACATCTATTGACGATTCAGGTTTTTCTGATCTTGGTAAAATTGTCACAGGTGCAATAAAGTTGAACACAATGTCCTCAGCTGAAAAGATAAGTTATATTCAGAATCAGCCCTTGCCAGACGATATCGCCAAGTTAAAAACAGGTCGTGCTCAAACAACGAATACAGGTGAACTAAAGAAGACTTTATCATTTCAATCTTCTTGGATGAATCAGTTTCCATGGTTGACCTTTAGCAAACTGTTAAATGGCGGTCTATGCAAGTTTTGTGTCATGTTCCCTCAATCAGATGTCCAACATCAAAATGCGTTTGTTACGCAACCTTTTACTGCGTATAAAAAGCCCTTGGAAAAACATCTGCCCTTTTAA